ttcaatcTGTAATttatctaacattttttttagctgaaaaaccatttttcacaatttcaaaagaaaaactaattttaaggGGAACTTCCAAATAAACCCTAGAATCTCAGTTCTTTAACAAAATACATGATAAAGaaagctaaatattttaaaatctttttgataatgtttgtaaaaataattataaaaaataaaatctatttacaaaattaaatataaaaagcaaaaaaggtaaatacaaaaaacaattttctgacTTATTATCCATAATGGTATTGGATACTTAAGTATTGTGtaaaaatccttaaaatatttttcatacttactccgttaaaaacaacaaaaacaaacacctcCAATGTTCTTAAaacaatctatttttaaaattcaaaccattttctgtttttcattttatattacaagcgtttttcaaaaatactaccaaatcaattatatttattccaaactttaaaaatatgtttgatagtgattttaaaaaatgtttatatattttttaatactttaaaatttttatttttcaaatacgaaaagactaaaaacatttcttaaaatcattgtcacaCACAATTTAAGACATTTGGGAATGTTTCTACTctaagtgtttttaataaaagtgttttttcataaaatatatatttttttaaaatcttctataaaatttcttcaaaaaaacaGTATAAATggcttttcaaaattttaaaagtgtttattaaattttaacaaacaccaaatattttttcaaaaacactttttagattaAGAGTACCTTTGGTAATGATTATAGGAAgtgtttatatcatttttaatacttaattttttattttattttcaagtattagaaatattagaaacacttcctaaaattactatcaaacgcactcaaaaccgttttttaaaatcacagtTAAACAAACTTGTAATAATATTACAATTTCAGCAGGGATAACAAGGAGCACAAAAAGTACTGTTTATCTCTGCATTATTACTGTAAATTAAATCTAATCACAATTTGTTGAGCAGGAAAAGAAGAGACTAGGCTTCATGTCAACGCCACAAGGAAGAAGACGATGATGAAATACAAAAGAGAACCCAGCAAGATTACAACTCAAAGGTTAATATCCAATTTATGACTCATGAGGAACCAGACCAACCCAGAAACCTGGCGAAGGTCACTCTGGAACCCACTCAAAAACCAGCTTTGGGGATGAAGCTGTAACTGTAAAATGGATTAAGTGTTTGTTGCTCTATAATCTCAAATAGAATTAACTTACAATGGCAAAAGGCTGTAGTACTTTGTGAAGCATAATGAATTAGTTTCCATTTCTCTGAACATTTAGGTAAGTTCTTTGTTCTCTTCTTGTTGCTCCAGCTTCATCGCTGCCAGAATCGGCCATGCTGCCTTTGTTCTAGCATCCGCCTGCATCACCGATTTGGAATGTTACAAAATCCGTTACACAAATAGACAACCCTTGTCTGCTATTGATTGATAAATGAGAGAAATATctatcattattatattatcatcatcatcacagTCATTATTGTTCTAAGATCTTATAGATAGCCAAGAAAAGTCTGATACTGCATGAAATATGCCACTAACTTGTTTTAACTGCATTAGGACAATACTACTTTTCTGTATTCAGCTGGGCTCATCCAGGAGATGGGCCACACCTGATTAGGTACATTACAGTCACAAGGGCAAGGATCAACAGGATCTGCCACTCCAGCAATCAGGCAATCATATCGAAGAATCAGCAGTCATTCGCGACAAGTTCCTCACTTGTCATTTCTACTGAAAAGTGAAAACTACAAATGAAGGCAACTCATTCACATGCAAGGTAGAGACATAAGATTCTTCATCATTGTTGTTCGAGTTGACATACTAAATTCACATTCATGTCTTCAACTGATTGTTAACACTCCATTTGCACATATTCTCAGTCAGAAGTAAAAAGACAAATGAAGCAGCAAGATGACTAGTGTCAGCCTCTGTAACTGTTTGTTCAAGGCAAACACACTTGAGTTAAGAAGATGATTTACCTCTGATGGTCTTTAGAACGAGCAATGAATTCGGTTGCTATATCACGTCCTTGATAAGAGGCCAGTACTGGTCTTATATCAGCTGGTCTATGACGAGCAACATCTGCAATAAACCAGGCAAATTCATGAATCTTTGCATTCAAAAGATACACAATTAAAACAGAGCATCTTGGCCGAGATAAGTTTTAGATGTATGAAAATGCTTACATTCAAGAAATGGGATAAGGTCCAAAAGTACTGTATCATCTGCTTCAACCTTCCAGGGCTTAATTGGGACACAATTCTCAGGCTGAAGACAGCTTTCTATTGCATGTCCACTCACATAGAGGATCTTTGAAGGATCTCGGTTAAGCTTTGAGAGATCCTGCCAGCACAATCACATTTTATGGAACTAAACTTCTGAATTTAATGCCAATGTTTTTGCATGGTATGGAAATAAAGTGACTAAATGAGAATGTTTCCAATTATTGATTACATAGAAATGAGACTAGAAAGATGCAACATTATCCTTAGAAACTTCCTAGTGTTAGCATTTTCGTATTTTCCTTGTAGTCTGAACTTATGATTCCCATTTTTCAGAACTGAAGCATCACTGTGGCTGGTCATACATACAGAGGTAACAGAAATCCTACACTTTTTCAGACCAAAAAACAACAGTATTCATGGCAACATTTATAATCTATATGTACACATCTCAAATGCTTCCATAGCCGAACCTAGTTATAATAAATCAGGGAAGTAAAGGAAATTTATGAAACAAGTCATTCACCTCTTACTTACCCTATAATGTTTTCCATCTTGATATCTAGTTGCAGTTCTTGATAATCTATATCGTATACATCCTTTCTGATCAAGCCTTTCAAGAACAGGATCAACATACTACACAAAATAAGAAGTTCgtaccaattaaaaaaaagaatggcTTAAATATTTACAGAAGGTATTGACAGATAttccacaaaaagaaaaatgacaataaaCATTACCATACTCTGCTGGTCAGAGTACACAACGATCTCATAAAACTGGGCTAGGTGTTCCAAGAAAGCATCCACTCCAGGTCTTTTGAACGTTCGCCAACCTCTTTCACGCTATGCAGCACAAAAAGACCCAATTATTCAGTAGAAGCGACTTCAACAATAGGTCATCCATTCAAAATGCAAAGTTTTATTCACCACGAGTGAGCAATGGGAAACCCTTTTTAAGACAGGAGAAGATATATAATGTACTCCATCAGCTACTCAAATATCGAAAAGTGTGATAGATGTGAGGCATTGCAGAACACGAGAATAAATAATGAACTCTatttaaataagagaaaatgtaCCTTCCAATCAGAGTATAGTAAAGTCTCATTCAGATCCAAAACAAGAGTGAATATATGTTGCTCCAGGGGATGCAAATCTGGGAGAAGCTTCTCTGAGGAAGGTTCAGCAAACCCCTACAACCAAgccaaaggaaagaaagaagagagaggatATAAAAAGGTTGAATAGAGTAGCATAAAACAAAGACAGCTTGGACTTTGGAATATAATGCAAACCCGAATTTGTTCTTCAATTGGCCTCCTGAGATCCAAGTATAGCTCAATAGCTTTAGCAGGAACTGAAatacaaaatagaaaaacattgacaacaatgaaaaaataacttaaaagaaGTGTATCAAAGCAAAATAATTCTTCTAAATAATGATGACAATGTATTCTTCaagaaagaagataaagaaTATTTTGGAAAGGGATAAAAATTGTGGAGTAGTGCAAGCTCTGGATGAAAGAGCTCATATGATGGTTTTGGTGATCAAATAGGCAGAGAAACTGCCTTGCAAAAGTGAATTGATAAATGAAACTATAACCACCAATAATTTTTCATacagaaaatgaaagagaagatgG
The window above is part of the Vitis riparia cultivar Riparia Gloire de Montpellier isolate 1030 chromosome 12, EGFV_Vit.rip_1.0, whole genome shotgun sequence genome. Proteins encoded here:
- the LOC117926180 gene encoding mitochondrial import inner membrane translocase subunit TIM50-like, encoding MLRILRSRPLTNSFSFYGRPFSSNISANPPKEAIISSSSSSSSSSESLINDQAPSAPPPEPAAKKSSSAFLKFAIFGTLAGATAAAGYASYAYTLDEVDEKTKAFRTSAKYTVGDNASSLDKFQALLYSAAMTVPAKAIELYLDLRRPIEEQIRGFAEPSSEKLLPDLHPLEQHIFTLVLDLNETLLYSDWKRERGWRTFKRPGVDAFLEHLAQFYEIVVYSDQQSMYVDPVLERLDQKGCIRYRLSRTATRYQDGKHYRDLSKLNRDPSKILYVSGHAIESCLQPENCVPIKPWKVEADDTVLLDLIPFLEYVARHRPADIRPVLASYQGRDIATEFIARSKDHQRRMLEQRQHGRFWQR